The following nucleotide sequence is from Littorina saxatilis isolate snail1 unplaced genomic scaffold, US_GU_Lsax_2.0 scaffold_347, whole genome shotgun sequence.
ATGCAATAATCTCAAACTGTCGCTTCAAACAGAAGCTTCatctcaacaatcaaaatgtcgTCAGGCAAGACTTCCAGCAAACCCAAATCCCAGGAACAAATCGTTAGCGGCTTCCAAGAGCTGCGGCAACAGCAACGAGCCATGGCTTCTCGGTTAGGAGAAGTAGAAATGGACATGAAGGAACACGAGTGAGTTTGAACATgtgtttattttcagagctGTGACTCATGTGGTCATTGGCCATACCACTGATCACGTTGTTTCATGCCAGGAGACGCGTTGCGAACCACGCTTTTGACTCATTTTCTCtggttcttttctttttgttctggacaaaacaaaacggcAGTGATTTAAAAGCGTGTTATTTGAAGTCGCAACCGTTGTTGCTGTACGTTTAATAATATATGTGGATAATCAGGTGTGATGACTGGAGGAGGTTTGCTTaactctctctgtttttgagtttctctctctctcttggcactctctctctgttaatcATGCGTCAGCTTAAAGTGTTGAGTAAACTCTCTTCACTCAAGAAAGAGGATACCTATAATTAGTTATTTTAGGTTGATGATAAAGTGGCATCTAGTTCTACTTCCTGGTTCTATTAAATTGCGACTTCTAAGTCAGTAAGTGCCAGTCTGTCACTATTGACTattgagactgagactgagagtgagagcaGAGACGAGTTGCTCGCAGTGTACTTTACAAAATGACGTTTCTTGGGGCAGTGCTGAAAAGCGCATCGCGAGCAGCTTTTAGTAGTGCTTGCCTGCAGCTCTCATTGTTTTTCAAAATGGTGGCAATGttgcagctgtgtcagtgtgtgtcgcTGTCCCCTCTGTGTTGTTTTTGACATGAACCGAGGGATCCACTGCTTTTGAAGGTTTAGTTACCACCACAGCTAACAATAAGTAACATTCACATTATGACGACATTCTGTCTGACAATTTCATTGTCAAAATCGTCTGCTAGCTTTAGTAGTAAAACTTTCTTTCACATCTTGCATCGTTGTCATCTTTGTTAGACTTGGCTCAGGAAAAGCGTTCTGATCCCTATGCAACTGTGTTTTCAGACTCCTATAGTACGAGAATGACGTGTGGTTTTACATAAATGTActgatttagtcaagttttgacaaaatgttttaacatatatGGGGTATCGAgacgagagtgtgtgtgtgtgtctatgtgttgagtgattcagagaaaattgctggaccgatcttgatgaaactttacatgaggccccccccaaaaaaaaaattgtaagtTTCTGGTAGCATGGCTAAAAACAAtaaggtaggtaggtagggaatttgttttttttgttttttgttgttgttgttggtcagggtagaaaataactatacagtgacgcaaacagactggacttactatacaaagagaaagacaacacattacaaaacaaatgagacaaaagggatgcggggttatcccccgtgtgtcgtctgccgtctgttactttcgttttgacgcgcttttttttctttttttttttacaaatgcaatacataaaaaaaagtctagggtcggcgggaaaaaactaggtagggtcgggtgaccagaaacatacaacttttttttgttggccagTTAGAGTAGGTACCAGCAAATGATATCCCCAAAagttgttttttcattttttgataaatgtctttgatgaagttgaggtggcactgtctcACCCTcatttaaataatattttatttgattgaaatttttgtcaagcaatcttttacgaagcccagactatgggattgcattggCACTTTAATAATTAAAGTCTTCTatatgggtggggtggggatctCAAAGGAGAGGGTCAGTTTTCTATTGGagtgagggggggagggggtcttaaaagggagggagtcttccaTTGGTGGGTgggattccactgtacaggGACATGACGAAGGGGAGTCATataaagcatttgcttttcttgtttataATATTATTAAATTCGTGTGCAGCCTGGTGATAGAAACACTGAAAGAAGTGGAACCAGCGCGGCGATGCTACCGAATGGTAGGAGGAGTTCTTGTGGAGAGAACAGTGGGAGAAGTTCTACCTACTCTCGTCAACAACAAAGACCAGGTATAGTACATTTTGGGCTTCTCCATTCCACCATCAGGTTCAGGTTTTTCAGTGTGAAGCAGTTTTGAATTAGTTGCTAATTTCTTAAGTCCCCCTCCACCATTTTTAGTTGGTTGAGATTGGCTTAGAAGttcagacctgcctacccttactgtcacgtttcaatatatcactcaaggtgattatgaaccggttaattactactaattaactaaccacaccacgatccactctcgcaggcatacaattaaatagagtcaacaaaagtataagtttcagacgcctgtttatgtataaactctccacctccctcgagccttcactcaaaatatgttccttttacgttctcaacacgtaaaaaaccagtgttcactgacaaaatgccagtactatgtagaaaattatagtaacacgctgaacccgtgtaaatacagtcgaaatgagaatgttctgttcgaaaagctctagttcgtgcaggtgtcacacaccccacgttgtcactactccaatgaaatcatagatacgaaaagacaacggtggtcaacggggtgcgtacgacatggtgcacttagctttatctctgctgctgctgcttagccggtatgctggttagtcggttcgctggttagccggtccgctggttagccggttcgctggttagccggtccgctggttagccggtctcctggttagccggtctcctggttagcgtagcctcaacagttcccgccagagtcagccgtgccgatgttacgggaacgtaacgaacgaacgaaacgaacgaacgaaggaaggctgcaaacagaaagcatcggtgcactaaacatgtcagctacccctcacccaccaccttaaaacatgtcatctttaaatatctcatcgagcacgtgggcctgcacaaaactgactttttacaacaacaaaacagccattttccgtccttctctccctatctgcaaaaaccatatacagattagtattttagcgtcacagagagtaaattatgcgctaacctggaaagaacaacagagagtatttcattccacaacacagactcatcaacagcgttaaataatgatttattacctcaaaagcctatgattgtaactctcaatggaagcaaagtccgcctcctccctggaacagtctctgttcgtcaacagtgacccaaaacgtccagaaccccttgtcgaatccttatgcgaaagccatcgccgacgaaggaaatgtgacgacttgtcctcagcaaaatacgtggcagaggaaaggaataacttgtggaagttcccctagagtgccgaatatgatactcggtgaaaaaccatcatactctagtaactgtgtgttaggtccttccccttctgccgctgggtgtcaagtgtgtcgtccttgagtctctgacagaccacctagccaaatacacgtgactgaccttgtcaccaaaccagtccagctatacacagttttgcctccccaagcaggaaaaagacacgagaaactcaatccctgaaaatcccgtgcgcgctgtcagcgaaaaaaaccgtcagccctatgacagcagaaacctgcactgtgaagctcgtgcgtttcaaaacatccgtgctcgggagcactgtcagcaaactctctgctgtgtccaatatcacgcacaggcgctttctatcatacattgacccagaacaggcactccactgagtgacgctttcttggtctctgtcacccgatcgtgacacacctcccctcttcaagacgaaacctcggtttcgctcacagtcatgttctcctctacagcccgagagagaaagtcagctccaacattgttggcgcccggaatgacgcgtaccgtgaattggtacggttggagaatcaacgcccagcgcataagtctggcgtttgccaaccttgcaacctgaagatattgcagaggttgatggtccgtctccagacagaaaggtcgtccgtacaggtacgcttcgaacttctggatgccccagacaatggcgagacactcgcgttcaaccgttgcatacgctgcctcggccgaggtcagcttacggctggcgaagcaaacagggtgcaaaaacccctctgtctcctgaagcaacactgccccaagtcccttccctgaagcgtctgtcctcagcacgaagtccttgttcaggtctggtagtcggagaataggctgactggtgagtcgcctcttcagggtgttgaatgcggagctacattcctcagtccacactacaacggtcggttgtagtttcttggtaaggttggtcagtggtagagcgatttcggcaaagtgcgggatgaagcgtctatagaagctggctaggcccaggaaagacctgacttctttcttcgtgcgcggtggctccgcctcccgaatcttctggatcttgtcgtcctctggaacgagcaatccctcgccgacaacatgacccaggaaagacaattcccggaatcccaagtagcacttggacggtttagctcccagatttccgtccttcaaccttccgaacacgtcgcgcagggcgtcgagatgttcagtccatgtctctgtcgcgatcagcacatcgtcgatgaaactgctgatgtcctcgcgcttcaatggttccaaaagtttcctcatcatgcgagtgaagacggcacctgcattctgtagaccaaaaggcatgactgtccactggaactggccgaatggagtggtaaatgcagtctttgggcggtcttcctcggcaactgggatttgccagtatcccttggtgaggtccagtttggaaaagtacttggccttggccaagtgactgaagaggtagtccacatcaggcatgggttccgcgtcaaacgccgtaatcttgttcagcttccggtagtcaacacagaacctgacgcgtccatccttcttctttacaagcacaattggtgaactgtagggagagttcgctggctcgatgacgcccaacttcgtcatgtcggcgatttccttcctgaccacctccttctgggcatgaggcatgggatactgcttcgtcctcactggctgtttctccagcaagtcgaaggtaaactcctctagatgcgtctgaagtggtatgtctgtaaggacccgtgctgcatccttcaggatctcttgcaggtccgcctgctggtcgtccccaagatcaggtgagatgtgcacgtccgtgagatcctcactagcctccagcggacaaactggtacccgtcctcctccctgttcttccgttgtctcgtccatcacgacagcaactgcttctgtcactttgtccttttccccgtaggcagtcctctctatgtaggcgcgcagcaggttggcgtggtacaggcgtgctttcccgttcatgacgatcctgtagtcgttttggcccactttcgctgtcacctcaaaaggtccttgccactgcagttgtagcttgttgtgtttgacaggtagaagtagcaacacccgttctccaatcttgaagctgcgcggccgtgccttgcggtcgaatcctcgcgcataacgctgtgctgctcttcccaggttctcttgagccagtttgcaggtctcttcaatcctgttcctgagttctacgatgtaggtcgctgtcgtctgcacctcctcgtcagcttcttcgtctgtccaagcctgacgcaggatagccatgggaccgcgtacctgtctgccgtacaacaactcaaatggggaaaaacccaagctctcctgaggaacctcgcggtatgcaaaaagcaatgctgggatgtacctgtcccacgtgcgtggtttctcctgagctagtttcctcagcatggtcttcaaggtgccattgaacctttccaccagtccgttgcactgagcatggtaaggagtggtgaagtgctgctccagtgatagcagtcgtgctgcctccgccatcactcctcccgtgaactgcgtgcctctgtcggtgagtacctctgatggaattcccagccgggaccacatagtaaccagagcctcagctactcgcgtggcttcaatcgatttcagagggatcgcctctgggtatcgagtagcgtagtccaccatggtcaaaatgtatctgtttccgtcctcagacgcaggcaagatgggcccgatgatgtccactgccacccgacgaaagggttcgtcgatgagcggcatcttctctaaggggaccttcctcacccttcctttggcaaccaccttctggcacttatcgcaggacgcacagaaacgtcggacatccgtgcagatgcctggccagtaaaagtggcgccagacacgatccgtggtcttcttggtaccaagatgacctcccagaatcgagtcgtgtgccgttgccatgacaccctcgcgaaactcgcgaggcacgacaacctgtttgaatgtaccttcttggttgctgaactcacggtagagcaacttcttgtccctgaggaactttgacctcccatgcttcccgctcagcttcaccttccccgacttcgcgtgctcccgaggagtagctaaggtcgggtcagaatcctgagccttcgcgagaagcgcgggggtcacgttccccagggcagctcgtgcagcaggtaggggtttgagaggtttgtcctctcgctccgcctgtgcccgcgtgagcactgaaatgacgtcgggagaccgataaacgggaacctccctggtgacgccgtccacaaactgaacccggtttccaatgagcaggtcgcatggaggatcgtccatgacgacggccacaatggtccccgtgaacaacggggttacgaccttgatcactgccgtgttcaagtcgtaagcgtgagatgcctcggccattctcaccctgatgctgtctcctgtgtaggccatagctggaactagactcgcccgaaccactatcatgtctgcccctgtgtcccgcagaccttcgcccttcactccgttaacgtagacgttgcagtggggctggaaatgtttcctggagcacggaacgcagagttgtgggatggtgcatgagctcgtgacgtccctgaactcctcactgccaacgaagtgaacgcccttctggtcagcctgtctcttgtggcagtccttcttcacgtggccccgcttgttgcagtagtaacactggatgtcagttctggaactcgatcccttgtgtccctgatcgtccttcccgtccttgggtcctgaagaacccgaatttcccgtttttcctggccgtgagcctgaagatttgccggagatcgcctgggcgtcctcgtgcactctgatccagtcggctgcctcctgagtagtcttgggctggtgctcctgcacgaaggtcaccacctcaggtcgcaggctggacatcagttgttccatgactatgaggtcggcaaggtcgttgacggtccagtccttttcggccatctccacccagcgccgcaggtagaggttaaggcgtgccacaaactgatgactcagctcgccgctcagtctcttgctgttacgcagacgtcgtctgtaggcttcagcagtcaggttaaagcgctggagtaacgccttcttaagtgcctgatagtctctcgcctcgtcgtcctccaaagcgttgtagagctgcaatgcgcgtccctttaagcaggtgctaaggcggctagcccacgtggcctcttcccacttctggtcagatgcaatgcgctcaaaccggcgtaaaaagtcgtcgagctcgtccttgtcatcgtcgaacgtcggcagtctcgtacggtcggcaacaaacgtcggcgcgctagcctgagtgagcgtacccttctcggcctgtagcctagctagctctagctggtgatcgcgatccgcctgttccttccggtctagtctgtcacgttcgtctttcttttcctgtctgtcaagttcggcctgtcgttcctgtctctcaagctcgtctttcttatcctgtcggtcacgttcggcctgtcgttctctttcttgtctgtcacgttcggcctgtcgttcggcctgtcgttctctttcttgtctgtcacgttctctttcttgtctgtccagttcgtccttcttttcctgtctgtctcgttcgtctttctctttcttgtcctgtctgtcacgttcggcctgtcgttcttgtctgtcaagctcttcttttctcgtctgtcgctctatgtcttccctacgttccagctccttgcgtttaagcaaactacgcgctctaacgcgtgcgtcacgctctgtctgttcctcactgccaggagtctcgaaagttattctcctcgtcggagatccccctgtagccatggttagttttagcaaagctttatcacaaaagtaagtctaacgcagctatagctagaatacgcggtgacgaaagcggtggatacaaaaatccagcaaccggaaaatgcagaagaaaaatccaaacggtgtagaacaaatcgcgtagcctactttatggctgctttctgcggtgaaacaaagtgtttcccacagccgtggcctactttatcggctgctttttgcggtgaaacagagtgtttcccacagccttggttaggacagaagtcctcggacccttcccccccaaaattccaacaaagtcaaaatatggagaaaaatccaagtaaaacaagacggtagaaaatgtaacctgttacggaatgcgaaacaacaatgtagagaaaactgagtaaaacgaataacaaatccgctaaccccgctcagctctctgcaacggaaaactctgaacgtacaacaacaaagattcacaaacaaaggaaagggagataatcacagttagcgcatacaataactcacaaattacaatttacatttcctgcaagatgtgaatcgcttaaggtgtggtatatgatcaaaactatacaaaaaagggtagcaccaagcagaaaataagtcgagcactgacgagattatctgctcttagttctccttaattggtgggtctttatcagttggaaattaactgagtaaatcccggcttggcccccacgtgtcacgtttcaatatatcactcaaggtgattatgaaccggttaattactactaattaactaaccacaccacgatccactctcgcaggcatacaattaaatagagtcaacaaaagtataagtttcagacgcctgtttatgtataaactctccacctccctcgagccttcactcaaaatatgttccttttacgttctcaacacgtaaaaaaccagtgttcactgacaaaatgccagtactatgtagaaaattatagtaacacgctgaacccgtgtaaatacagtcgaaatgagaatgttctgttcgaaaagctctagttcgtgcaggtgtcacacaccccacgttgtcactactccaatgaaatcatagatacgaaaagacaacggtggtcaacggggtgcgtacgacatggtgcacttagctttatctctgctgctgctgcttagccggtatgctggttagtcggttcgctggttagccggtccgctggttagccggttcgctggttagccggtccgctggttagccggtctcctggttagccggtctcctggttagcgtagcctcaacagttcccgccagagtcagccgtgccgatgttacgggaacgtaacgaacgaacgaaacgaacgaacgaaggaaggctgcaaacagaaagcatcggtgcactaaacatgtcagctacccctcacccaccaccttaaaacatgtcatctttaaatatctcatcgagcacgtgggcctgcacaaaactgactttttacaacaacaaaacagccattttccgtccttctctccctatctgcaaaaaccatatacagattagtattttagcgtcacagagagtaaattatgcgctaacctggaaagaacaacagagagtatttcattccacaacacagactcatcaacagcgttaaataatgatttattacctcaaaagcctatgattgtaactctcaatggaagcaaagtccgcctcctccctggaacagtctctgttcgtcaacagtgacccaaaacgtccagaaccccttgtcgaatccttatgcgaaagccatcgccgacgaaggaaatgtgacgacttgtcctcagcaaaatacgtggcagaggaaaggaataacttgtggaagttcccctagagtgccgaatatgatactcggtgaaaaaccatcatactctagtaactgtgtgttaggtccttccccttctgccgctgggtgtcaagtgtgtcgtccttgagtctctgacagaccacctagccaaatacacgtgactgaccttgtcaccaaaccagtccagctatacacagttttgcctccccaagcaggaaaaagacacgagaaactcaatccctgaaaatcccgtgcgcgctgtcagcgaaaaaaaccgtcagccctatgacagcagaaacctgcactgtgaagctcgtgcgtttcaaaacatccgtgctcgggagcactgtcagcaaactctctgctgtgtccaatatcacgcacaggcgctttctatcatacattgacccagaacaggcactccactgagtgacgctttcttggtctctgtcacccgatcgtgacacttacgatttgggcgtaattTACTACGATTATTTAACCCAAACTACGCCACCACGCTTTCCTCAATGGAAGTACGATTTTTAAGAAACCAAAAGTACAATTTTTCGCATTGCATCTCGATGTAAATCCAATCTATATTGTTGCTCTCGCAGAGCTTGTGTTTGCACCTGCGCAAGATTGTTCGGGCAATTTCCGGTCTGTTCAGCCACATACAAGATAGACGACGCCGTTCGCATTACAATGAATTAGCGACACGTGGAAAATCTGGGTCCCCATGAGACGGACGAGTCTGATGAGGAAGCTGGTCGCAGTGGTGGTAAAAGGATTGCTGTGAAAAAGAAGACAGCCATTCAACAGAAATACAAAGGCAGCTAAATGGAATCGTGGCCATGCCTAGGACCTTAATCAAAAGGACCAAAGCACGTCTTGTGTTCCCTTTGCCACAGTGACTTTTTGTGTGCACACATTGGAAAATTGACTGTGCATAGCACATCGGGACAAATTATCACAAGGATGCAGTAAAGAGAGCTCATGGAAACCAAAAGACAAAAGACGTTCAAATTACGTACCTGTTTCTTTATCAGGAAGTTTGAGTCGAGTGATACAGTAACAAAACTGGAGGGAGAAATTGTTCGAGCAGAAGTGACAATATGCGAAATGATTGCCGATTAAAATCTTGATTACACTTTCTTCCACCAGATTACTCTTTTTGGCTTGGCTCATTACACTTTGTAATTttgggggtaggcaggtctggaAGTTGCTGAGACCAAGTCGGCGAGAAGTCTGCGGAGTGAACGGTCTCGATGATATAGACACGATTTAACTCTGATTCAGCAGCGAAATTCAAAACTCAGTTGAGTGCCGCGTTACTCTATGACTCTCCCCTCATTCTCAGGTGGTTCATCTTGACGTACTCTATGGTTGGAGGCTATATATTAAACTGTCTGAGTGCACGCTCACTGTTGGCTAGCTTTGTCATACCACTGAGGCCTTTGTAGGGCAAATCTTCAGCTGCTTGCTTAACATTAGAATGACTGCTGCTCTGTTCACATGGGCAATGATTTTCAACCAACATTGTTCTGTCAAAAATCAACGCTTGAAAGATGGTTGTAAATCGACTGTGTGAACAGTGCTTTAGGCAACTATTTTGTTTAACTGTTTTACGTGATTTTTCAGGTTTCAGGAGGCACAGTGCTTCTGATTTTAATTTTTACTTGATATTTAACACCACCTTTTGAATATTGGCATCTCTATCGATTGAACATtttattttccttctttgagccacTGTGACGTCCAACAACAACTCATAGGCAGTTAGCAGAGAATACAAAcaagagtgcatgtttgtgtgcattcAATCGTACAAAATAAAGGGAATTCTAACTAAAATCCTtcaatacataaatgttatttgtggggcggggatatagctcagttggtagcgcgctggatttgtattcagttggccgctgtcagcgtgagttcgatcccaggttcggcggaaatttatttcagagtcaaatttgtgtgcagactctcttcggtgtccgaactccccccgtgtacactacattgggtgtgcacgttaaagatcccacgattgacaaaagggtctttcctggcaaaaattgcttaggcacagttaataattgtctacctatacccgtgtgacttggaataataggccgtgaaaggctgcaattactggccgtataaaatttcatctcacacggcatcactgcagagcgcctagaactgtacccacggaatatgcgcgatataagcctcattgattgatttgtatttttgacagaaatatgacattttacacaggtctcaacagtcattgttcacctcgaccgctcgTGCGCTCTCAGAagaacactgactgttttgaTCTGTGTATAATATCAtactttggtcaaaaatacacaTAACTTATAataatgatatatatataatatgttaATTATATCGTGTGATTGGCTAATTcaaagttgttttttttccaATGATTGTTCAGCGCTCTGaacagggttaaaccctggatacatgcgctatataaatattatgcattattatttattattatgaCTCCTATTCATGAAAttattttgtttctgttcagATGACTCAGTACGTCACCTCAGTAACCAAACAGCTGGAGGAGAAGGGTAAAGAAATCAACTCGTACCGGGAAGAACACAACATCAAGATTCGCGGCCAGGATGACAGGAGAGACGGCGATTCTGCCGAGGGTGCCGAGCCCGAGTCCAAAGCTGGCAGTGGCGGCGTCTTAGTTGCAAACAGTTCCTGAAATGAACAGCTGCTGCTTGTGTAATATATAGACTGTGCACTCAGCTACAGACTTTACTGCCGTTTGGTCAGATTTGTTGGTTTTTCACTGCAGTGCTGTGAAGATGATGTGTGGATTTGAGAGGATGGTTCTTTTTCTCCTGTCTGCTTTGTTGTTAAAAGTTCcaccaagtttgtttgggtttttaACAGAAGGGAAattgtgtgcatacatgtgcaGATTTCTGGAGTGATATCAAGGTTTTGAACCTTTGATTTTGTGTTGAGGCTTATGAGTTAATGTTCTCCTGTTTTccaatttgttttttaaattcccACAAAACAGACATTTTCCCTTCAAAATGTTCTTTCTAAGAAAACTCAAAGCCCCTCATTTTCTGCtactttggttttttttctttgaagtaaaaaaaaacaaacttgtCTGTACTTTCTCCTTTTGTGTTTACTTTTCTTTCTGAATAATTTGGTCTCAAAACCCCCTTATTATTTTTACATTAAATTTTGTTTCTGTTAAGTAAAACAAACagaagtttgttttttttttgcatttggagTGAAAGACTGTCCCCAAAAAGTCTGAGAATTTACTTCCTATTTTGTTAGACATTAGCAAATATGCTTTGCTTGGTGGATGATTTGAAATGAAAGCATTGTTTGCTGAAGAAAAACATTTCTCATTACTTGTATGTGTGACAGAGCATTTTTAGCAGCTAATTTTACTTGCC
It contains:
- the LOC138956777 gene encoding prefoldin subunit 2-like yields the protein MSSGKTSSKPKSQEQIVSGFQELRQQQRAMASRLGEVEMDMKEHDLVIETLKEVEPARRCYRMVGGVLVERTVGEVLPTLVNNKDQMTQYVTSVTKQLEEKGKEINSYREEHNIKIRGQDDRRDGDSAEGAEPESKAGSGGVLVANSS